In a genomic window of Lycium ferocissimum isolate CSIRO_LF1 chromosome 9, AGI_CSIRO_Lferr_CH_V1, whole genome shotgun sequence:
- the LOC132030514 gene encoding probable phosphopantothenoylcysteine decarboxylase, with the protein MDPMSSEMEPAQMNSAPRRPHILLAASGSVAAIKFANLCRCFSEWAEVKAVATKPSLHFIDKASLPENVILYTDEEEWSTWKKIGDSVLHIELRRWADIMVIAPLSANTLGKIAGGLCDNLLTCIIRAWDYNKPLFVAPAMNTLMWNNPFTERHLMIIDELGISLIPPVSKRLACGDYGNGAMAEPSLIYSTVRLFYESRSQSGGSNMA; encoded by the exons ATGGATCCTATGAGTTCAGAGATGGAACCAGCTCAGATGAACAGTGCACCTAGGAGACCTCATATTCTTCTTGCAGCAAGTGGAAGTGTGGCTGCTATTAAGTTTGCCAATCTTTGTCGTTGTTTTTCTGAATGGGCAGAAGTTAAAGCAGTTGCAACAAAACCTTCTCTTCATTTCATAGACAAAGCTTCACTTCCGGaaaatgtcattctttataCTGATGAGGAGGAATGGTCCACTTGGAAGAAGATAGGTGATAGCGTGCTACACATTGAGCTCCGCAGGTGGGCTGATATTATGGTTATTGCCCCTTTGTCAGCAAACACACTTGGGAAG ATTGCTGGCGGACTATGTGATAACTTGTTAACCTGCATCATACGAGCATGGGACTACAATAAACCCCTTTTTGTGGCACCAGCCATGAATACATTGATGTGGAATAATCCATTCACAGAAAggcaccttatgataattgacGAGCTTGGGATCTCTCTTATACCACCAGTATCAAAGAGACTGGCTTGTGGAGATTATGGAAATGGAGCAATGGCTGAACCTTCTCTCATCTACTCAACTGTAAGACTCTTCTATGAGTCACGATCACAATCAGGTGGCAGCAACATGGCGTGA